CATTAAGCTGCCGATCGTCAAGATGGTAAACCCCGTCCGAGACCATCTCCATACGGGACTTCAACAGTGCCACGGGAGTTCGCAATTCATGGCTTACATCGGCAATGAGTTGCCGCTGGCGCTCCTCGCTTCTCCGTAAATTCGCCGCCATCTGGTTGAATTGCACCACAAGCTGGTCAAACTCCGCGGCTCTTCCGGCCGAAGATGGAAGTCTGACCGAAAGATCACCCTCGCCAATCTTTTGTGCGGCCTGCTGTAACTCGCCGATGGGTCTGATAATGCGGTAGGTGATAAAAATAACCGCGGCGATCGCTACAAACGCGGAAAAGAGGGCCGAGAGAAGGAGGGCCCTGGCAACTCCGCCGAGAAAACGCTTTTGATAGGGAAGCAGCTGAGTGCCAAGCATCGATCCGACAAAGACCTCTCCGATCTTATCGTTGCCTACCAAAACCGATACCCCTTCTCGTTTCCGAAGGGCCTCACGTATATCCTCGGTGATATCGGGAAGCGTATGAAAAATAATTCTGCCCTCTCTGTCGACAATAACGATTCGCTGTCTCTGAGGCATAGGAGGTTCTCTATCGCCCATTCCTCCCTGCCCCATCATCGGATGCATATGGTGATCGGGAGAAAAGGGAACAAACTCCAACTCATCCCTGTTTCGATTTGCAAGGGCCATTGCCAAACTCCGGGCAAATTCCCGATCACCACGATCTACAAGATAAGAGAATTCGATACGAATCCGCCGCTGAACCGTAAGCCAGACCATAAGAAAGGCAAAAAGGAGCACAAGGGAGAATGCAAGGGTCAGCATCTTCCAGAGGGAACGACTACTCATCACCCTCTCCCGGAGGAACAGTAAAACGATAACCGATTCCGTGTATTGTTTCGATGTAACGGGGACGTGAGGGATCATTCTCAATGGCCTTTCTGATGTTCTTGATATGAACATCTATGGTCCGCTCATAAACCCCGGTATAATCCCCGGAAACCTCCTGAAGGAGTTCGTTTCGGGTAAAAACCCGATCGGGGTAGGAAACAAGCTGCTTCAAAATGGCAAATTGCCCCGGCGTAAGGGCCACCGGATCATTGCCAAGCCTTACTTTCATACTCACCGGATTCAGCCGAAGGGATCCGCGGACGATCTCCGTATCTGCCTCAGGCTCTTTCTCCCCAGAAGCCGAGCGGCGCAGGACGGCCCGTATCCTGGCCGCAAGTTCCTTCATGCTGAAAGGCTTGGTGACATAGTCGTCTCCCCCAATCTCGAAACCAAGTATCCGATCCGATTCTTCGGCTCTGGCCGTGAGAAAGATGATGGGAAGTCCCCGATCGGCCCGAACCTTACGGGCAACATCAAACCCGTCGAGCCCCGGCATCATAACATCGAGGACAAGAAGGTCCCACTCCTTTTCCCCGATAAGACGCAGAGCCCGGGAACCGTCAGAGGCACTTTCGGTAATAAAGCCCATGGCCGAAAGATAATCGCAAATCATCTTTGCAAGCTCCTTCTCATCGTCGACAACAAGAATTCGCTGTGTATGTTCATCCATAATAGTAAGATATCATAAAAATATGAACAAAGTGTGTCGATCTGCCCTTTATCTATTGTGAAGGAGATAAAACGTGGTAAAGGATATCATCGCGCAATGTGCAAAAGAACATTTCGGGATAGAAACGCTTTATCCTCAGCAGCGAATTGTCATAGCGAATATTCTCAGTGCCGCCGGTTTTTACGGTGAAGAAGAGGCAGACGAGGCGCCTAAAAATCAGTTGGTCATTCTTCCCACCGGTATGGGCAAAAGCATCTGTTTCATGTTGCCGTGCCTCCTCATGAATCCCCTGACCCTGGTGGTCTTTCCCCTCCTTTCACTGATGTCCGATCAAAAGCGCCGGTTCGACAAGGCCGGTATTCCCGTCGTCCTGATACGGGGAGGACAAAGCCGTGAAGAACGGCAAAAGATATTCCGCAGCATAGAACAAGAAAAGGCAACTGCGATTTTAACCAACCCTGAGATGCTGGAATCTCAAAGACTTATGGAGCTCCTTTCAACCGTCGAAAGGATTCATCTGGTCGTGGATGAGGTACATACCCTCCCCGAATGGGGAGAGAGTTTTCGTCCGGCCCTTCTAAAAATCGGGGAACTTTCCGAACGGCTTCCAATCACTCAGATCACCGCATTTACCGCCACCGCAGGAGAACGCATTATCAAGGGAGTCACACGTCTGCTTTTCCACGGAGAACCCCCGAAACTTGTCACCGCACTTCCCGATAGACCGAACATCCATTACCGAGTCATTCCAAGTCTCAACAAAAACGCCGACATTGCCGCCTTACTTGCCGGCGGAATGGGCAAAGGGGAAAATCATCGGGGAGAAGCCCCCACTCCTTTTGCCTCCCCGATGCCGAGGCCAGCGGTCATATTCTGCAGGACACGCAGGGAAACCGAACGGGTGGCAAGAGAACTCCGATACAACATGAAAGAGGACTCAATCCGCTTTTACCATGCAGGGCTCGAGCAAGAAGAAAAAGAGCTATGTGCCGACTGGTTTTTTAAAAGTACAGGAGGGATTCTTGTAGCAACGACAGCATACGGCATGGGTGTCGACAAAGCAAATATCAGGACCGTCATCCATCACCGACCCTCCCCCTCGGTTGAGGCCTTCCTACAGGAATCGGGACGGGCGGGAAGAGACAGGAAACCGGCCTGGTCGGTGGTGCTACTCTCTCCCGATGATCTTCACCCGGACCACGGCGACCAGCGCCATAAGGCCCTGCTTGCCTGCTTCACCGATGCGAATCGTTGTCGCCGGGAAGCACTCCTTCAGCTCCTCGACGCACAGATCAAGGAGTGCGGCGGCTGTGACGTCTGCGACAGAAGTGTTCAGCAAGAGGCACGTGGACGCCGGGAGCTGCTCACCCTTTTCAGGACAATGCCCCTGCGCTGGAAGGAAAAAGAAGGAGCAATCATGGCTGCAATCCGCTTCCCGGACATCACAACGGAAGAGGCCCATACACTCATCACCGCCCTTTTCGCCGAAGGAAGCCTAAAGAGGGTTTCCCGAGGGCCATGGAAGGGACTTATCTACCCGGCTGGTTTTCCCGTTTCCATTTTTCGAACTGATCTTTATCATTCTGCCGCCAGAGGGCGAAATCCCCTTCCACAACCCCGTTGAAACTATCCCAGGGAGAATCTTCCACCTGATAATAGCTCTTACTCAGGGCCCCGGGGCGGATTCTTGCAGCCGTTCCTTCGCCAGAGGACCTTGTAATGGAAACGATTCTTCCCCGATTCCAGAGAGCGCTCAGGGTTGAACCGTCATGAAACAAGATAGCCCCTTCTCCGTGAAAGGTTCCGGCCTGAAAGGCACCTTGATAGCGATCACCATTCTTCCAGAGATACTCTCCCTTTCCGTCGGGAAACCCTCCATGAAAATCACCACGATAAGAATCACCGTTGGAAAGATGTATAAAACCTTCCCCCTCGGGTTCTCCCTGATTCAGATTACCCCTATACGCTCCCTTGGCGTAATCCCGCTCAACCACCTGTGCAGCAGCAGTTTCCGATTGCGATCTACCGGTCTCACGGTAGAACCGATCATCAAGCACTCTTCTGCTCGTGTAGTAATGGTTGTTCCAATAGCGGGAACCGAGGCTTGTTATTGCGACGCCCCGGTTGGGGCCGTTCGAAATCGCATGAATCAAAGAACCTTGCCCCAGATACACAGCCACATGCGTCACCTCTCCCGCCGAAGAGCCGGTAGCGAAAAAGACAAGATCACCGGGAAGCAGTGATTGCCGCTGCACGGTACGGCCCAGACGGGCCATATCCCTGCTGATCCTGGGAAGGTTCTCCAAATAGGGTTTATAGAGGTAGGTAACGAAACCGGAACAATCGAATTTATCGGGCCCGGTAGCCCCAACAGCATATGATGACCCGACCAATTTCATTGCCGGTACGAGAATCAAACGATTAATTTCATTTGCAGATGCAAGATCAACGACCACCGGCAGCAAGAAAAATAACAACAGTGTCCTGATAACCTTGGCTTGACGCATGGTTTATTCTAAAACCAAACGACGATCGATTGCAATCGCCTTTTCGTCGAGGACTGCCCCATGCCCGGGCGCATCTCCCGGAGTAATGGTGGTGCCCTCGTACACGGCGCCACCGATAACAGGATCTATTGTGTGCATAAGGGGGCCGTCGAGGTCCGCATAGCGAAAAATCGGCCGCGCCGATGCAAGATGGGCGGCAGCACTCTGGTAGATTCTGCTTTCGCTCATACAACCTATCATACACTCGATACCCGAGGCCTCGGCAAGGGAGGCAATGGCCAGAGCGCCGGTAATACCCGCCGATTTCGAAAGTTTGATATTGAACAGGTCGCAGCTCTCCTCCTCTATCAGACGAAGGGCATCCGAAACGGAGAAAAGGGATTCATCGGCCATGATGGGAATCGAGGTACGACGGCGCAGCTCCCGGAGCTGATCGAAGCGATCGGCAGCAAGGGGCTGCTCACAGTACTCGATATTCCACTTTTCTATCGCGGTTAAAACCTTTACGGCATCGGGGAAGCTCCATCCCTGATTTGCATCGACACGGAGAAGGACCTCAGCTCCAACGGCCTTACGGATTGCCCTGACCCGCTCAATGTCCAAAGACGCATTGGTCCCAAGCTTTATCTTAACGGCATTATATCCCTTTCGGACAAAAGAACAGGCCCGCTCCGCCATCACCTCCGGTGAGAACAGACCGATGGTATCGTCACTTATCAAAGCCCGCCGGGAGCCCCCAAGAAAGGCATAGAGCGGCATGCAAGCCCGCCTTGCAGCAAGATCCCAGAGCGCAATATCAAAAGCGCTCCTGGCAGTGACATTATTGGGGAGAAATGCCTCCATTGTTTTCGCATGTTCATGAAATGCAGAGGCACTTTTGCCAAGGAGCAAAGGAGCAAGGGCCTCGGCAGCGGCAAATACCGTTCCGATGGTCTCGCCGACAATTGAACGAAAGGGATTTCCCTCCCCCGTACCGGTATTTCCCTCGCTGTCGCTTATGCGAACAAAAAGGGATTCGGTATCTCGAACCTCCATGGTAGCAATCCTAAAAGGAACCTCAAGAGGAATCCTCCCGGTCAAAAGTTCTATCCGTTTGATAAGCATACCCTAGAGTACCCTCGCTAAAACCATTAATCAAGATCCGATTTTCTTCCATGTTTTTCTCCTACCCATCCTTTCGTACAGTATGAAAACCTGGACAATCGTTAAGATTCGGGTGCATACTGATCACCATTGTAGAGCATCAAGGAGTACGCCAGATGGTCGACATCATTCAGGCAACTAATAACAAGATGTTAAAGGAGTTCATCAGATTTCCTTTTACCCTATATTACAACCATCCCTGCTGGGTCCCCCCTCTCTTTTTCGATGAATGGAACACCCTTCACTGGAAGAGAAATGCAGCCTACAGCTATTGCGAAAGCAGGTTTTTTCTCGCTAAGAGGGAGGGAAAAACCGTCGGAAGAATTGCCGCCATCAGAAACGACCGCTTCATTGAAAAGTGGAAACACCGCTACATCCGCTTCGGTTGGGTCGATTTTATCGATGATCCGGAGGTATCGCAGGCACTCTTTGCAGCAGTCGAATCATGGGCCGAAGAGCAAGGGATGGAGGGAATTCACGGCCCTCTCGGCTTTACCGATCTTGACCCCGAGGGGCTTCTCACTCAGGGCTTTGAGGAAGAGGGAACGCTGCCCATGATCTACAACTACGACTACTATCCCAGACATATCGAAGCCCTTGGGTATCATAAAGATGTAGATTGGCTGCAGTTTGAAATCCCCGTTCCGAAGGAGATCGGTCCTAAATTTACACGCCTTAAAAAAGTGGTGCTTGAACGAAATGAACTGCGCCTGGTTCAAGCAAAAAGACGAAGAGACCTTTTACCTCATGCCAGAGGAATTTTCGAGGTCATAAACAGATCGTACGCACAACTTTACGGTGTAGTCGAATTAAATGATGAACAGATTGATGCGTATGTAAGACAGTATTTCGGCTTTGTAAACCCGGACTTCGTCAAAATTATTCTGAATGAAAAGGATGAGGTCATAGCCTTTGCCATTGCCATGCCCCGACTATCATCGATGCTGATCAAACACAGAGGCAGGCTCTTTCCCCTCGGTGCCCTTGCGCTTCTGCATACCCTTCGTAAACCGACGGAACTTGTATTTTATCTTCTGGGGATCAGACCCGATTACCAGGTTAAGGGGCTTACCTCGATTCTCATGACCGAACTCTACAGGGAGTGCATTGATTACGGAATTACAAGAGTACAAACCTGCGGAGAGCTGGAAAACAATTCGAATATTGTCACTTTGATGAACAATTTTGAACACCGACAGCATATACGCCGCCGGTGCTATATCAAAACATGGAAATAGGCCTGGCAGGTGCGATTATTTATCTTCACGCATATAGCTAACGCCAAGAGCCGCAGGGGATCCGACCTTCCTGTTGTGCGTCTCCCACCAGGTCATTACAACGAGAACGATAACCGTCGCAAGATAGGGAGCCATGTTGAGGTAGGCAGCAGGGATGGTGGTACCCGAGGCCTGTAGACGAAACTGGACGGCATTGATGCCTCCGAAAATAATCGCTCCAAGTATTGCCCTGCCCGGATTCCACATGGAAAAAATAACCAAAGCAATGACAATCCATCCCCTTCCACCGGTGATATTCTCGGTCCAGCCAGGAGTATAGCTAAGTGAAAGATGAGCGCCACCAAGGCCTACCAGCATGCCTCCGAGTACGGTATAGACGTAACGTATTTTTGAGACATTCACACCCATGGCATCGGCAGTCTGAGGATTTTCTCCTACAGCCCTGAGATTTAATCCGTAGCGAGTCTTGTAAAGAAAAAACCAGGCAACGGGAATCAGGAGAAAGACAACATAGGTGAGCAGGTCCTGGTCGAATACGGCCCCAATAATCGGAAGCCGGGAAAGACCGGGAATGGCAACAGAATGGAAACGAGGAGCAACGAGCCCCGCAAGATAATAACCGTTGCTCTCAGGACCGAGTCGCTGTCCCAAAAAGCTTGCAAAGCCGCTGCCGAAGATGGTAATGGAGAGGCCGCTGACGACTTGATTTGCACGCATCGTTATGGAAAGAAAGGCATGCAGGGCGGCAAGGAGCGCTCCCACACCCATAGCTGCGAACACAGCAAGAAACAGGTTCCCGGTATGATAAGAAACAGAGAAGGCCGTAACTGCCCCCATCAGCATCATCCCCTCAATTCCAAGGTTGAGGATCCCCGACCGTTCGGTATAGATTTCGCCGATGGTTGCATAAACCAAACTGGTTCCGGCTCTAAGGGTTATGGCAAGAATTGAAGTTATAAGAAGGATCATTATACCCCCTCCTTTTCCGGCTTTATCACTTTCAAGCGATATTCGGTAAAGAGACTACCCGCCAGCATGGGGAAGAGGATCATCCCCTGGAGGACCAGGCCCATGGCAGAGGGAAGCCCCATAGTCATCTGGACTTGATCACCCCCAACCAAAAGTGCGGCCATGAGGAGTCCCACAAATAATGAGGCAATCGGGTTGAGTTGGCTCAGCCAGGCCACAATGATGGCGGTATAGCCATAACCGATTGATAGCCCCTGCTGGAGGCGGTGACTGATCGCCGTCACTTCGCAGGCACCCGCAAGCCCGGAAAGAGCCCCGGAAAGCAGGAGTGCCAGGAGGATATTTTTTCCGATACCGACACCAAGGCAGCGGGCAGCCTTTTGGTTCTTGCCGATCATCTTTAGTTCAAATCCCCAGCGAGTACGATTCATGACGACCCAAAGAAGGAGACCGATGATAATGGCAAACCAGAGGCCGGCATGGGCCCGTCCGGAAAATCGCGGCAGCCAGGCGGCCTCGGGAAACATTCTCGTACCGGGGAAGCCAAAGCCCTTTGGATCCCGCCATGGTCCATAGTATAAACCCTCGGAAAAGAGGATCGCGACATAATTGAGCATCAAAGTGGTAAGGGTCTCATCCACCCCCAAACCGACCTTAAGCCCTGCAGGAATTCCCGCCCACAAGGCACCGGCAAGGGCCCCTACAATAATTGCCACAGGCAACAGAAGAGGAGCAGGCAGCCAGGAAGACCAAAACAGGGCAACCCACGCCGCCGCCACACCTCCGAAGGTAAGCTGCCCCTCGGCCCCGATATTCCAAAACCGAAGTCGGAATGCTATGGAGACCCCCAAACCGGTAAGCATAAGAGGAATCGCCTTGACCAAGGTTTCGGTGAAATTACTCCAAGAGCCAAAGGCACCGGCAAACATCCCTGCGTAGGTTTTCAGAGGATTGGTTCTGAAAATTAGAAGAAGAATCCCGGTAAGAAAAAGGCTGATGATAAACGACACCACCGGAACAAAAATAAGCGCCCGGCGGCTCATGAACTTTCTTTTTTCAAAAACCACTCTCATGGCGGCTACTCCTGTTCACATGTTGCGGCGGCGAGCTTCGCAGCCTCTTCTTCAACCTTGGCAAGGGGAACCCCGGCCATCATCAGGCCGAGCTTTTCAGTATCCGCCTCCTCGGAAGAAACAATTCCCATTATCTGGCCTTCAAACAATACGGCAATCTTGTCGGCAACGGAAAGGAGTTCTTCGAGGTCTTCCGAAACCATAAGAACCCCTTTCCCTTTATCCCGCTGGGCAACAATCTCGTTACGAACGGCCTCGGTCGCACCGACGTCAAGCCCACGACTGGGATAAGCTGCGACCAGAAGACCTCCGCAAGCATCAATTTCTCGGGCCAAAATGGTCTTTTGAATATTGCCGCCGGAGAGGAATTTCACATGGGTCTGTGGCGCGGGAGTCGAAATCTTAAAAAGGTCTATCATTTTCCGTGCCATCAGCAATATCCTTTTCGGATTAAGAAAACCACCCTTCAAAAGAGGGGGCTTTCGGTATCCCTTCATGGCAAGGTTATTGGCGACACTCATATCGCCCACCACTCCCATGGCGATGCGGTCGGAGGGAATATGACTTACTCCCGCCTGAATCATGGCAAAGGGACTACGTCCCGTCATGTCTCGTCCTTCGAGAAATACCTTTCCGCCGGTAGATGAATGAAGGCCGGTTATGACCTCCGTAAGTTCACGCTGACCGTTACCCGCGACACCTGCAATCCCCATGATCTCGCCGGTCCGGACTTCCAGATTAATGCCCTTTAAAGCAGGGAGCCCCTTTTCGCCGTCGGCACGGATATCCCGAAGTTCAAGAACAACCTCTCCGGGGATAGAATGTTTTTTTTCAATTCGGAAAAGGACTTCCCGACCAACCATGAGCCTTGCAAGCTCCTGAGGATTGGTTTCGGAGGTACGCTTCACCGTAACCAGCCGCCCCTTTTGAAGCACCCGTACCCAATCGGAAAAGTCAATCACCTCTTCCATCTTGTGTGTGATAAAAATCGCAGAACGCCCTTCATTGGTCATCTGTTGCAAGACACAGTTTAATTCATCCGATTCCTGAGGAGTGAGCACGGCAGTCGGCTCATCAAGGATAAGGATGGTTGCCCCCCGATAGATCTGTTTCAGGATCTCGACCCGCTGCTGCTCGCCAACCGAAAGCTGCCAAATATATGCAGCCGGATCAACTTTCATGGAATAGTGTTCGGAAATTTCGTGAATCTTGCGATAGACACTCCGCATATCAGGAATCGCCGCGACACTCTTGAGGCCAAGAATAATGTTCTCGGCAACGGTCATCGTATCTACCAGCATAAAATTCTGGTGTACCATCCCAATGCCCAAATCCATGGCATCCCTTGGACTTTCGATATCAACACGCTTGCCGCGAATATAAATCTCACCTTCATCGGGGCGATAGAGTCCAGCGAGAACATTCATCAGTGAACTCTTTCCTGCCCCATTTTCGCCGAGAAGGGCAAGAACCTCTCCGCAGTAGAGTTCAAGATCAACATGGTCGTTTGCCACGACTCCGGGGAACCGCTTGGTTATTCCCTTCATCTCAAGGATAGGGATTTTC
This DNA window, taken from Sediminispirochaeta bajacaliforniensis DSM 16054, encodes the following:
- a CDS encoding sensor histidine kinase — encoded protein: MSSRSLWKMLTLAFSLVLLFAFLMVWLTVQRRIRIEFSYLVDRGDREFARSLAMALANRNRDELEFVPFSPDHHMHPMMGQGGMGDREPPMPQRQRIVIVDREGRIIFHTLPDITEDIREALRKREGVSVLVGNDKIGEVFVGSMLGTQLLPYQKRFLGGVARALLLSALFSAFVAIAAVIFITYRIIRPIGELQQAAQKIGEGDLSVRLPSSAGRAAEFDQLVVQFNQMAANLRRSEERQRQLIADVSHELRTPVALLKSRMEMVSDGVYHLDDRQLNALLSDVDRLSSLIEELRAISSMERLFDRLSLKKSDPVALCLRAKDRFQPAARERSVQIVFDSSLREGTAIMIDAVKIDRALDNLISNALRFSPPDSTITMGLVKGDGGYEFSIRDEGPGIAEEERKRVFERFYRGTGSEENPGGRGLGLAIVKSAVELHGGRVGLYPSEAGAHFYFFLPV
- a CDS encoding C40 family peptidase is translated as MRQAKVIRTLLLFFLLPVVVDLASANEINRLILVPAMKLVGSSYAVGATGPDKFDCSGFVTYLYKPYLENLPRISRDMARLGRTVQRQSLLPGDLVFFATGSSAGEVTHVAVYLGQGSLIHAISNGPNRGVAITSLGSRYWNNHYYTSRRVLDDRFYRETGRSQSETAAAQVVERDYAKGAYRGNLNQGEPEGEGFIHLSNGDSYRGDFHGGFPDGKGEYLWKNGDRYQGAFQAGTFHGEGAILFHDGSTLSALWNRGRIVSITRSSGEGTAARIRPGALSKSYYQVEDSPWDSFNGVVEGDFALWRQNDKDQFEKWKRENQPGR
- a CDS encoding response regulator transcription factor; protein product: MDEHTQRILVVDDEKELAKMICDYLSAMGFITESASDGSRALRLIGEKEWDLLVLDVMMPGLDGFDVARKVRADRGLPIIFLTARAEESDRILGFEIGGDDYVTKPFSMKELAARIRAVLRRSASGEKEPEADTEIVRGSLRLNPVSMKVRLGNDPVALTPGQFAILKQLVSYPDRVFTRNELLQEVSGDYTGVYERTIDVHIKNIRKAIENDPSRPRYIETIHGIGYRFTVPPGEGDE
- a CDS encoding ABC transporter ATP-binding protein, which translates into the protein MGSDEVGKIPILEMKGITKRFPGVVANDHVDLELYCGEVLALLGENGAGKSSLMNVLAGLYRPDEGEIYIRGKRVDIESPRDAMDLGIGMVHQNFMLVDTMTVAENIILGLKSVAAIPDMRSVYRKIHEISEHYSMKVDPAAYIWQLSVGEQQRVEILKQIYRGATILILDEPTAVLTPQESDELNCVLQQMTNEGRSAIFITHKMEEVIDFSDWVRVLQKGRLVTVKRTSETNPQELARLMVGREVLFRIEKKHSIPGEVVLELRDIRADGEKGLPALKGINLEVRTGEIMGIAGVAGNGQRELTEVITGLHSSTGGKVFLEGRDMTGRSPFAMIQAGVSHIPSDRIAMGVVGDMSVANNLAMKGYRKPPLLKGGFLNPKRILLMARKMIDLFKISTPAPQTHVKFLSGGNIQKTILAREIDACGGLLVAAYPSRGLDVGATEAVRNEIVAQRDKGKGVLMVSEDLEELLSVADKIAVLFEGQIMGIVSSEEADTEKLGLMMAGVPLAKVEEEAAKLAAATCEQE
- a CDS encoding ABC transporter permease, translated to MILLITSILAITLRAGTSLVYATIGEIYTERSGILNLGIEGMMLMGAVTAFSVSYHTGNLFLAVFAAMGVGALLAALHAFLSITMRANQVVSGLSITIFGSGFASFLGQRLGPESNGYYLAGLVAPRFHSVAIPGLSRLPIIGAVFDQDLLTYVVFLLIPVAWFFLYKTRYGLNLRAVGENPQTADAMGVNVSKIRYVYTVLGGMLVGLGGAHLSLSYTPGWTENITGGRGWIVIALVIFSMWNPGRAILGAIIFGGINAVQFRLQASGTTIPAAYLNMAPYLATVIVLVVMTWWETHNRKVGSPAALGVSYMREDK
- a CDS encoding GNAT family N-acetyltransferase — protein: MVDIIQATNNKMLKEFIRFPFTLYYNHPCWVPPLFFDEWNTLHWKRNAAYSYCESRFFLAKREGKTVGRIAAIRNDRFIEKWKHRYIRFGWVDFIDDPEVSQALFAAVESWAEEQGMEGIHGPLGFTDLDPEGLLTQGFEEEGTLPMIYNYDYYPRHIEALGYHKDVDWLQFEIPVPKEIGPKFTRLKKVVLERNELRLVQAKRRRDLLPHARGIFEVINRSYAQLYGVVELNDEQIDAYVRQYFGFVNPDFVKIILNEKDEVIAFAIAMPRLSSMLIKHRGRLFPLGALALLHTLRKPTELVFYLLGIRPDYQVKGLTSILMTELYRECIDYGITRVQTCGELENNSNIVTLMNNFEHRQHIRRRCYIKTWK
- a CDS encoding mandelate racemase/muconate lactonizing enzyme family protein — protein: MLIKRIELLTGRIPLEVPFRIATMEVRDTESLFVRISDSEGNTGTGEGNPFRSIVGETIGTVFAAAEALAPLLLGKSASAFHEHAKTMEAFLPNNVTARSAFDIALWDLAARRACMPLYAFLGGSRRALISDDTIGLFSPEVMAERACSFVRKGYNAVKIKLGTNASLDIERVRAIRKAVGAEVLLRVDANQGWSFPDAVKVLTAIEKWNIEYCEQPLAADRFDQLRELRRRTSIPIMADESLFSVSDALRLIEEESCDLFNIKLSKSAGITGALAIASLAEASGIECMIGCMSESRIYQSAAAHLASARPIFRYADLDGPLMHTIDPVIGGAVYEGTTITPGDAPGHGAVLDEKAIAIDRRLVLE
- a CDS encoding ABC transporter permease; its protein translation is MRVVFEKRKFMSRRALIFVPVVSFIISLFLTGILLLIFRTNPLKTYAGMFAGAFGSWSNFTETLVKAIPLMLTGLGVSIAFRLRFWNIGAEGQLTFGGVAAAWVALFWSSWLPAPLLLPVAIIVGALAGALWAGIPAGLKVGLGVDETLTTLMLNYVAILFSEGLYYGPWRDPKGFGFPGTRMFPEAAWLPRFSGRAHAGLWFAIIIGLLLWVVMNRTRWGFELKMIGKNQKAARCLGVGIGKNILLALLLSGALSGLAGACEVTAISHRLQQGLSIGYGYTAIIVAWLSQLNPIASLFVGLLMAALLVGGDQVQMTMGLPSAMGLVLQGMILFPMLAGSLFTEYRLKVIKPEKEGV
- a CDS encoding RecQ family ATP-dependent DNA helicase, producing MVKDIIAQCAKEHFGIETLYPQQRIVIANILSAAGFYGEEEADEAPKNQLVILPTGMGKSICFMLPCLLMNPLTLVVFPLLSLMSDQKRRFDKAGIPVVLIRGGQSREERQKIFRSIEQEKATAILTNPEMLESQRLMELLSTVERIHLVVDEVHTLPEWGESFRPALLKIGELSERLPITQITAFTATAGERIIKGVTRLLFHGEPPKLVTALPDRPNIHYRVIPSLNKNADIAALLAGGMGKGENHRGEAPTPFASPMPRPAVIFCRTRRETERVARELRYNMKEDSIRFYHAGLEQEEKELCADWFFKSTGGILVATTAYGMGVDKANIRTVIHHRPSPSVEAFLQESGRAGRDRKPAWSVVLLSPDDLHPDHGDQRHKALLACFTDANRCRREALLQLLDAQIKECGGCDVCDRSVQQEARGRRELLTLFRTMPLRWKEKEGAIMAAIRFPDITTEEAHTLITALFAEGSLKRVSRGPWKGLIYPAGFPVSIFRTDLYHSAARGRNPLPQPR